Proteins from one Bombus pascuorum chromosome 15, iyBomPasc1.1, whole genome shotgun sequence genomic window:
- the LOC132914955 gene encoding large ribosomal subunit protein uL23-like, translating into MAPKAKSTEKSAGKPAEKKAEKKTEKKPATVASTSKVTKSAAKTSTTTKKAAAGAAKTATSAKPATKPSAKPAAKPAAKPAAKPAAKPASKVNAKPVVAKSKKNVQPPKKTSKGGKTTAPLQKALKTQKKVLKGVHGSRVRKIRTSVHFYRPKTFRPPRDPKYARKSVPNRNRMDAFNIIKFPLTTEAAMKKIEDNNTLVFIVHTRANKYHIKSSIKKLYDVDVAKVNTLIRPDGKKKAYVRLTRDYDALDVANKIGII; encoded by the exons ATGGCTCCTAAAGCGAAGTCCACGGAAAAGTCAg cCGGCAAACCGGCTGAGAAAAAAGCAGAAAAGAAAACTGAGAAGAAACCAGCTACTGTAGCTTCTACATCAAAGGTTACAAAATCAGCTGCAAAAACATCCACCACTACAAAGAAAGCTGCAGCTGGAGCTGCTAAAACGGCAACTTCTGCGAAGCCTGCAACAAAACCATCAGCAAAACCTGCAGCAAAACCTGCAGCAAAACCTGCAGCAAAACCAGCAGCAAAACCAGCATCTAAAGTTAATGCAAAACCAGTAGTTGCAAAATCTAAGAAAAATGTTCAACCTCCGAAGAAAACATCTAAGGGTGGAAAAACAACTGCCCCACTTCAAAAAGCACTTAAAACTCAAAAAAAg GTATTGAAAGGTGTTCATGGATCAAGAGTAAGGAAAATAAGGACATCTGTCCACTTCTACCGGCCAAAAACATTTAGGCCACCAAGGGACCCGAAATATGCGAGAAAatctgttcctaatagaaatCG taTGGACGCATTTAATATCATCAAATTTCCATTGACCACCGAAGCTGCAATGAAAAAGATTGAGGACAACAACACATTGGTTTTTATCGTGCATACTCGTGCAAATAAATACCACATCAAATCTTCCATTAAGAAACTCTACGACGTTGATGTGGCCAAAGTGAACACGTTAATTAGACCCGATGGGAAAAAGAAAGCATATGTACGTCTAACACGTGATTATGATGCGCTTGATGTTGCTAATAAAAttggtataatataa
- the LOC132914934 gene encoding pre-mRNA-splicing factor ATP-dependent RNA helicase PRP16-like: MDTLNGSSLYRLEGSDKNQVGGLIIRKKPSDHTFKKPQVSVLGLDKLAKRKRQENSQEVNSLRSESSSSKSEIKERKYRSYAEETPTHTGGVNTEAQQRLEARLKHQRLSAQDKNRRHNYKDKDRNRDRDRNRDRYRDWDRERSRSRDSVRDSSRQTPLRFKDEPQTPIFKTKDSTSKSNWDDDEDEEPRKSSWDHPTPNLYNIKDGRDSVRSEFTPSYKYNPWNKDRKASGATPSISGEEKDLWDLWEEEQQRLDREWYALDDGENHAFADVSEEYTRKKEMELEAKRQKRLSAQQRQINKDNELWERNRMLTSGVISSLDHDDDPDDEGETRVHLLVHNVVPPFLDGRIVFTKQPEPVVPVRDPTSDMALVARKGSALVRAYREQKERKRAQKKHWELAGTHIGNIMGVRDRHKDDKEDQETDFKAGQKYARHIRDEVTGEAKYRSIQHQRRSLPVFAVRQELLNVIRENSVVVIVGETGSGKTTQLTQYLHEDGYSRYGIIGCTQPRRVAAMSVAKRVSDEMATALGDKVGYAIRFEDCTSKDTVIKYMTDGILLRESLREGDLDRYSVIIMDEAHERSLSTDVLFGLLREVVARRHDLKLIVTSATMDSSKFSAFFGNAATFQIPGRTFPVEVLHAKNPVEDYVDAAVKQVLQIHLQPRSGDVLVFMPGQEDIEVTCEALKERLAEIESAPPLSILPIYSQLPSDLQAKIFQRSEGGLRKCVVATNIAETSLTVDGIVFVVDSGYCKLKVYNPRIGMDALQVYPVSRANADQRAGRAGRTGPGTCYRLYTRRQYLDELLLTGVPEIQRTNLANTVLLLKSLGVQDLLGFHFMDPPPQDNILNSLYQLWILGALDHTGRLTPLGRQMAEFPLDPPQCQMLIVASQLGCTADILIIVSMLSVPSIFYRPKGREEDSDSAREKFQVPESDHLTYLNVYNQWKANGYSSSWCNAHFIHAKAMRKVREVRQQLEEILKQQKMEVVSCGTDWDIVRKCICSAYFHQAARLKGIGEYVNCRTGMPCHLHPTSALFGMGFTPDYVVYHELVMTGKEYMQCVTAVDGHWLAELGPMFFSVKETGRSGRAKRRQAMQHLHEMEGQMKEAEEEMKARAQEQLEREQASIRKKEILTPGIREPGTPAPYRKTPSRLGL; the protein is encoded by the exons ATGGATACATTAAACGGGTCGAGTTTGTATAGATTAGAAGGGAGTGACAAAAATCAAGTAGGAGGTTTGATTATTCGGAAGAAACCCTCTGATCATACATTTAAAAAGCCTCAGGTATCTGTCTTGGGTCTTGACAAACTTGCAAAACGAAAAAGGCAAGAAAATTCACAGGAAGTTAACTCATTGAGATCTGAATCAAGTTCATCAAAATCAGAGattaaggaaagaaaatacagATCTTATGCTGAAGAAACTCCAACTCATACTGGTGGGGTGAATACTGAGGCACAACAAAGATTAGAAGCACGATTAAAGCATCAAAGATTGAGTGCACAGGACAAAAATCGTAGACACAATTATAAGGACAAAGATCGGAATAGAGATAGGGATAGAAATAGGGATCGATACAGAGATTGGGATAGGGAAAGGAGTAGAAGCAGAGACAGTGTTAGAGATAGTAGTAGACAAACACCCTTAAGGTTTAAAGATGAACCGCAAACtccaatatttaaaacaaaggATTCAACATCTAAAAGTAATTGGGATGATGACGAAGATGAAGAACCAAGAAAATCCAGTTGGGATCATCCAACACCCAacctatataatattaaagatGGTAGAGACAGTGTTAGAAGTGAATTTACGCCTTCGTATAAATATAACCCTTGGAATAAAGATCGCAAAGCTAGTGGTGCTACACCTAGCATATCTGGGGAGGAAAAGGACCTGTGGGACTTGTGGGAAGAAGAGCAACAAAGACTGGATAGAGAATGGTATGCCTTGGATGATGGAGAAAATCATGCATTTGCTGACGTTTCTGAAGAATATACCCGTAAAAAGGAAATGGAATTGGAAGCAAAAAGACAAAAGCGTCTTTCCGCACAACAGCGAcagataaataaagataacgaATTGTGGGAACGTAACAGAATGTTAACATCTGGTGTCATAAGTTCTTTAGATCATGATGATGATCCTGATGATGAAGGAGAAACCAGAGTACATCTCCTAGTCCATAATGTTGTTCCACCATTTTTGGATGGTCGAATTGTATTCACTAAACAGCCAGAGCCTGTTGTACCTGTACGTGATCCTACTTCTGATATGGCACTTGTAGCGAGAAAAGGGTCGGCCTTGGTAAGAGCATATCGTGAACAAAAAGAACGGAAAAGGGCGCAGAAAAAACATTGGGAACTAGCTGGAACTCATATTGGTAATATCATGGGTGTACGTGATAGACACAAAGATGATAAGGAAGATCAAGAAACTGACTTCAAAGCTGGTCAAAAATATGCGCGTCATATACGAGATGAAGTTACTGGAGAAGCTAAATACAGGTCCATTCAACACCAGAGGAGGAGTCTTCCAGTATTTGCTGTACGACAAGAATTACTAAATGTAATTAGAGAAAACAGCGTAGTAGTTATTGTTGGAGAAACTGGCAGTGGAAAAACAACACAATTGACTCAATATCTACATGAAGACGGTTATAGTCGCTATGGCATAATTGGATGTACACAACCAAGAAGAGTAGCAGCTATGTCTGTGGCAAAAAGAGTTTCTGATGAAATGGCTACTGCTTTAGGAGACAAAGTTGGTTATGCTATTCGTTTTGAGGATTGCACTTCAAAAGATactgttattaaatatatgactGATGGTATCTTATTAAGAGAAAGCTTAAGGGAAGGAGATTTGGATCGATATAGTGTAATTATCATGGATGAAGCTCATGAAAGATCTTTATCTACTGATGTCTTATTTGGTTTGTTGAGAGAGGTTGTAGCCAGACGACATGATCTGAAATTGATCGTAACATCCGCTACAATGGACTCTAGCAAATTTTCAGCATTTTTTGGAAATGCTGCAACATTCCAAATCCCAGGTCGCACATTTCCAGTTGAAGTCTTACACGCTAAGAATCCAGTAGAAGACTATGTTGACGCTGCGGTGAAACaagtattacaaattcatttaCAACCTCGTTCAGGGGATGTATTGGTCTTTATGCCCGGTCAGGAAGACATTGAAGTTACTTGCGAGGCTTTGAAAGAACGTTTAGCAGAGATCGAATCTGCTCCTCCACTTTCCATTTTACCTATTTACTCGCAACTACCCTCGGATTTACAAGctaaaatttttcaacgttcAGAGGGAGGTTTACGAAAATGCGTTGTAGCAACAAATATAGCTGAAACTTCATTAACTGTCGACGGAATTGTATTCGTCGTGGACTCGGGCTATTGCaaattgaaagtttataaCCCACGAATTGGTATGGATGCTTTACAAGTATATCCAGTGTCCAGAGCAAATGCTGATCAAAGAGCAGGAAGAGCAGGACGTACTGGTCCTGGTACCTGCTACAGGTTATACACGCGAAGACAATATTTAGACGAACTACTATTAACTGGAGTTCCAGAAATACAACGAACCAATCTGGCAAATACTGTATTGTTACTGAAGTCTTTAGGTGTTCAAGATTTATTAGGTTTTCATTTTATGGATCCTCCACCACAAGATAACATATTAAATTCTCTGTATCAGTTGTGGATTTTAGGTGCATTAGATCATACAGGACGTTTAACGCCTTTGGGACGACAAATGGCAGAATTCCCCTTAGACCCGCCACAATGTCAGATGCTTATTGTTGCTTCTCAACTCGGTTGCACTGCAGATATACTTATCATAGTTTCTATGCTGTCAGTGCCTTCGATATTCTACCGACCCAAAGGTCGCGAAGAAGATTCCGATTCAGCTCGAGAGAAGTTTCAAGTACCAGAGTCTGACCACCTAACATATCTAAATGTTTACAATCAATGGAAGGCGAATGGTTATTCCAGTTCTTGGTGTAACGCTCACTTTATTCACGCGAAAGCTATGCGGAAAGTAAGAGAAGTTCGACAACAGCTGGAAGAAATTCTCAAACAACAAAAGATGGAAGTTGTAAGCTGTGGCACGGACTGGGACATTGTACGGAAATGTATTTGTTCGGCATACTTTCACCAAGCAGCTCGTTTGAAAGGTATTGGCGAATACGTGAATTGTCGTACTGGAATGCCATGCCATCTTCATCCGACGTCAGCTTTGTTCGGTATGGGGTTCACGCCAGACTACGTAGTGTATCATGAACTTGTGATGACTGGCAAGGAGTACATGCAATGTGTGACTGCCGTTGATGGCCACTGGCTAGCCGAATTGGGTCCTATGTTTTTTAGCGTAAAGGAAACTGGACGAAGTGGACGAGCAAAAAGACGACAAGCCATGCAACATTTACATGAAATGGAAGGGCAGATGAAAGAAGcggaagaagaaatgaaagcTAGGGCGCAAGAACAACTTGAACGTGAACAAGCTTCTATCAGGAA GAAGGAAATATTGACGCCAGGTATCAGAGAACCGGGTACACCTGCTCCTTATCGTAAAACTCCAAGTAGATTGGGATTATAA
- the LOC132914935 gene encoding WASH complex subunit 4, with the protein MIESSAWNSKKDETIYKTAGSIHLRKYGQFFENLAKQTWKKDSTLEYFMEGPLRLVYKPVEDISLINLIEMENKYLSKLLAAVAGTCREIRLLVMEAKMFYKKLFTHGERGAENNQNNITYLLSDLQDLFVFVNRIWTVAHLTTEQLSSLAGDSNDIYLPVLIEHFIDLFIIVLTLDEIIESQPSLLEQWKKYRMNVRSIMHNPLQFGISESKLHTLNKLLKDLQENLLKKVLFSKTIERIMDVNKASIMSEQITNYLKNLMVDIENKPNDYVSLNKSWIKINIGIVVTTKLFGTCDKRLIKRVLENNKKFYAVNLIGNVIWIPSKFLSDFLPKEAGNAVSQQVGEKILCLRIQKLSQTVNGLIQKAVTWCIEMQSILMKTSLQISDIGQKQTLLIDLVALLSQIKEIVSFIINMHAILIKPMNRNTVQLICRLIEVQKSLQTTFYIFGPVIVQSQSQVLQYLSYYILITLETARKSLIQKDKGYSREKLDALSLVGLSMRLLNGPPSADRRLIIRCALACASQLTDTFKEEDMVKLRFSLNNYDIVAELYNIITDICDYSILLYHQNIIPAYFSSVIDSNLSINHIVHLFNAFNSTISEQEGLNLKQKRIMQLREMLTKNILEPVCHEIETNLRLHVHSHLKLDSTNPFNIGAKDGGRIVRSLPLPLTNSMIYAKRFIEHYLDDMFYNLTTVALHDWRTYRMMHALAHYKLNLHTVQNYLPTQTLEQGLDALEIMRNIHVFVSKYLYNLNTQTFIEHTSNNKHLNTIGIRHIANSIRTHGTGIMSTTVNFVYQFLRIKLHTFSQFLFDEHIKSRLMRDIRFIKVQRENGRTPYTYERAEKFQKGIRKLGMTPDGLSYLDQFRQLITQIGNALGYVRLIRSGGLHASSNAISFLPNIDSSVPFELMCKNLSYGVTTQSAAKCLENNIANLIRNFTEGIQYFKLLVDVFASAFRDTESHHLQQFYAIVPPLTLSFIDNSISNKEKMFKKNQTGAAFTDDGFAMGIAYINALLNQSSELDSLHWFKTVEQHINAEQQAAESKNVQGDEKLQQTRALTLKRLGERSAEFQLLYYSLSGARVFFKQSDM; encoded by the coding sequence atgatagaATCATCAGCATGGAATTCGAAAAAGGACGAGACCATATACAAAACTGCAGGTTCGATACATTTACGAAAATATGGACAGTTTTTTGAGAATTTAGCTAAGCAAACATGGAAAAAAGATTCtacattagaatattttatggaaGGTCCTCTTCGGCTTGTATACAAACCTGTTGAGGATATCAgcttgataaatttaatagaaatggaaaataaatatttatcaaagcTACTTGCTGCAGTTGCTGGTACCTGCAGAGAAATTAGGCTTCTTGTGATGGAAGCTAAGATgttctataaaaaattgtttactcATGGTGAAAGAGGGGCAGAGAATAATCAGAATAATATCACATATCTTTTGTCTGATCTGCAAGATCTATTTGTTTTTGTGAATAGGATATGGACTGTAGCACATTTGACAACAGAACAGTTATCTAGCCTAGCAGGTGACTctaacgatatttatttaccTGTATTAATAGAACACTTTATTGATTTGTTTATAATAGTTTTGACATTGGATGAAATTATTGAATCCCAGCCTTCATTGTTGGAACAATGGAAAAAGTATAGAATGAATGTGCGTTCTATCATGCACAATCCGTTGCAATTTGGCATAAGTGAATCTAAATTACATACACTGAATAAGTTATTAAAAGATTTACAAGAGAATTTATTGaagaaagttttattttccaaGACGATTGAACGTATAATGGATGTGAATAAAGCATCTATAATGAGTGAACAGattactaattatttaaaaaatttaatggtAGACATAGAAAATAAACCAAATGATTATGTTTCATTGAATAAAAGTTggatcaaaataaatattggaatTGTTGTaacaacaaaattatttgGCACCTGTgataaaagattaattaaaagagtgcttgaaaataataaaaagttttatgctgtaaatttaattggaaatgTCATATGGATTCCAAGTAAATTTTTAAGTGATTTTTTGCCAAAAGAAGCTGGTAATGCTGTCAGTCAACAAGTAGGAGAAAAAATACTATGTTTGAGGATACAAAAACTTTCCCAGACTGTGAATGGCTTAATTCAAAAAGCAGTAACATGGTGCATTGAAATGCaaagtattttaatgaaaacaaGTCTTCAGATTTCAGATATTGGGCAGAAACAAACTTTATTAATTGATTTAGTTGCATTGTTATCTCAGATTAAAGaaattgtatcttttataataaatatgcaTGCGATTCTTATTAAACCAATGAATCGTAACACTGTTCAATTAATTTGTAGATTAATAGAAGTACAAAAGTCTTTGCAGActacattttacatattcgGACCAGTTATAGTGCAATCACAAAGTCAAGTATTACAATACTTgagttattatattttaattacattggAAACTGCTCGAAAGAGTTTAATTCAGAAGGACAAAGGTTATAGCAGAGAAAAATTGGATGCATTGTCACTAGTAGGTTTAAGTATGAGATTATTAAATGGACCACCAAGTGCAGATAGAAGATTAATAATCAGATGTGCTCTAGCGTGTGCTAGTCAATTAACAGATACTTTTAAGGAAGAGGACATGGTGAAATTGAGATTTTCATTGAATAATTACGATATTGTTGCGGaattgtacaatattattaCAGATATCTGTGATTACTCTATATTACTGTATCATCAGAATATAATTCCagcttatttttcttctgtaaTAGATAGTAATTTAAGTATAAATCACATAGTTCATTTGTTTAATGCATTTAACAGCACCATTAGTGAACAAGAaggattaaatttaaaacagaaaagaattaTGCAATTAAGAGAAATGTTGACTAAGAATATATTAGAACCTGTTTGTCATGAAATTGAAACTAATCTAAGACTTCATGTCCATTCACATTTAAAATTGGATTCTACAAATCCATTCAATATTGGGGCAAAAGATGGTGGAAGAATAGTACGATCATTACCATTACCTTTAACAAATAGTATGATATACGCTAAAAGATTCATTGAACATTACCTTGATGATATGTTTTACAATCTCACTACAGTAGCATTACATGATTGGAGAACATATAGAATGATGCATGCTTTGGcacattataaattaaatctacATACTGTACAAAACTATTTACCTACACAAACCTTGGAACAGGGCTTAGATGCTTTAGAAATTATGAGAAATATTCATGTAtttgtatcaaaatatttatataatttaaacacTCAAACTTTCATTGAACATACTAGTaacaataaacatttaaatactATTGGAATTCGACATATAGCAAATTCTATCAGAACACATGGAACTGGTATTATGAGTACAACAGTTAACTTTGTATATCAATTTCTTCGTATAAAATTACACACATTTTCACAATTCCTTTTTGATGAACATATAAAGTCGAGATTAATGCGAGATATAAGGTTCATCAAGGTTCAAAGAGAAAATGGTAGAACGCCTTATACATATGAGAGAGCAGAGAAATTTCAGAAAGGGATCAGAAAATTAGGTATGACACCTGATGGTTTAAGTTATTTAGATCAATTTCGACAATTAATAACTCAAATTGGAAATGCATTGGGGTATGTACGATTAATTAGATCTGGTGGACTGCATGCTAGTTCAAATGCTATTTCATTTCTGCCAAACATCGATTCATCTGTACCATTTGAATTAATGTGTAAAAATTTAAGTTATGGTGTAACAACTCAATCAGCAGCAAAgtgtttagaaaataatattgcaaaTTTAATACGAAACTTTACAGAAGGAATACAATACTTCAAACTTCTTGTTGATGTATTTGCATCTGCTTTTCGAGATACTGAATCACATCATCTGCAACAATTTTATGCTATTGTACCTCCATTAACATTAAGTTTTATTGATAACTCAATatcgaataaagaaaaaatgtttaagaaaAATCAAACAGGTGCAGCTTTTACTGATGATGGTTTTGCAATGGGAATTGCTTACATAAATGCTCTTTTAAATCAGTCATCAGAATTGGATAGTTTACATTGGTTTAAAACAGTTGAACAGCATATAAATGCTGAACAGCAGGCTGCAGAAAGTAAAAATGTTCAAGGAGATGAAAAATTGCAACAAACAAGAGCATTAACATTAAAACGTTTAGGTGAAAGAAGTGCTGAATTCCAATTGCTCTATTATAGTTTGTCTGGCGCTAGAGTATTCTTTAAACAGTCTGATATGTAA
- the LOC132914957 gene encoding CUE domain-containing protein 1 — translation MASAMEQQQQQQQQQTTLEFYQAMADFKNMFPQMDDDVIEAVLRSNQGAVDTTIDQLLTMSTDNENEKIRSELEQNEKSPSTSKSQKTESTISLKSIRKWQPALLGPLPDTFLRLPQQVCEDSLDSSCLQENSMLEDERIAIFLQNEEFMAELRWNEDFLSTLESDTKIQGTSLEKCGSQIGHDDEDLFKERLKNMGKVSRRKFAQLTKVFTRSKKRGGRQLLPPTASCDDLLDPEESSRFQS, via the exons ATGGCCTCTGCTATGgaacagcaacagcagcaacaacaacaacaaacaACTTTAGAATTTTATCAAGCAATGGCTGATTTCAAAAACATGTTTCCACAAATGGATGATGATGTGATCGAg gCTGTGTTAAGATCTAACCAAGGTGCCGTAGATACGACAATCGATCAGTTGCTTACTATGAGTACagataatgaaaatgaaaaaattagaagTGAATTAgagcaaaatgaaaaatcaccAAGTACTTCTAAGTCACAGAAAACAGAGTCAACAATATCCTTAAAAAGTATACGTAAATGGCAACCTGCTTTATTAGGTCCATTACCAGATACATTCCTTCGACTTCCTCAACAAGTTTGTGAAGATAGTTTAGATTCTTCATGTTTACAAGAAAATTCGATGTTAGAAGATGAAAGAATTGctatatttcttcaaaatgaagaatttatgGCTGAACTACGTTGGAATGAAGACTTTTTGTCAACTTTAGAAAGTG ATACAAAAATTCAAGGAACAAGCCTTGAAAAATGTGGCAGTCAAATTGGTCATGATGATGAAGatctttttaaagaaagaCTAAAAAATATGGGCAAAG TGTCTCGACGTAAGTTTGCACAACTTACTAAAGTATTTACACGCAGTAAAAAACGAGGGGGTAGACAGTTATTACCCCCAACAGCTTCCTGTGATGATTTATTGGACCCAGAGGAGTCATCTAGATTTCAATCTTAG
- the LOC132914954 gene encoding protein-lysine N-methyltransferase EEF2KMT: protein MDNKMNCNSFNVDNLIEHFLYCTPINTIDILISEENINCLVSSKKQQEILERTVNSDLIKKYPIKQSYQRAFLKWLMKKIEDKNGEIYDGIYTTYCNLISSTIEESIHYRHFLMEDNCISIKESTNIISEGTTGLCSWQGAIELSKWCLENKQKFFGKVILELGCGVGLTGLSIIKTCFPKQYIFTDCHKIVLEMVSENIKLNLLCNERKIETELKHDRLKLQLSYNHTDVKIKELRWEDINKYVNEQWIIPDIVIGADILYDVNSFSELISGLKEFLSFPNRYAIIAATIRNENTVLQFLYQLAHYDLSFEEYNIPQKMVHQKLASAPVKILKIFQK from the exons ATGGACAATAAAATGAATTGTAACTCGTTTAATGTGGATAATTTAATTGAACATTTCCTATATTGTACAccaataaatacaatagaCATTCtt atttcagaagaaaatattaattgtctAGTTAGTTCAAAAAAACAACAGGAGATCTTGGAAAGAACAGTAAATAGTgacttaattaaaaaatatccaattaAACAATCTTATCAGAGGGCATTTTTAAAATGGCTTATGAAAAAg ATTGAAGATAAAAATGGTGAAATTTATGACGGTATTTATACAacatattgtaatttaatatcttcCACTATAGAAGAATCTATTCACTATCGGCATTTTCTAATGGAAGATAATTGCATTAGTATAAAAGAAAGCACGAATATTATATCAGAAGGTACAACAGGATTGTGTAGTTGGCAG GGAGCCATTGAGTTAAGTAAATGGTGcttagaaaataaacaaaaattctttggaaaagTTATTTTAGAACTTGGTTGTGGTGTTGGATTAACAGGATTATCCATTATTAAGACATGTTTTCccaaacaatatatatttacagattGTCATAAAATTGTTCTTGAAATGGTTTCTGAAAACATTAAacttaatttattatgtaatgaaagGAAAATAGAAACAGAACTAAAACATGATAGATTGAAATTGCAATTAAGCTATAATCATACagatgttaaaataaaagagttaAGATGggaagatattaataaatatgtgaATGAACAATGGATCATACCAGATATAGTAATTGGAgctgatattttatatgatgTCAATTCATTTTCTGAATTAATATCAggattaaaagaatttttatcttttcctaATAGATATGCAATTATTGCAGCAACAATTCGCAATGAAAACACTGTTTTACAGTTTCTATATCAATTag CTCATTATGATCTTTCTTttgaagaatataatataccaCAGAAAATGGTACACCAAAAGTTGGCAAGCGCAcctgttaaaatattaaagatttttcagaaataa